The sequence taaacttattaaattttaatttaaaaaaatttaatattttcgatTGCTAGTTTTCATTCCGGGTTTGGGTTTGTCTACATAGCAAGGAATGCTTGCCGTAAAGGCGAACAAAATTCACAGAACCCACTAAAGTCGAGCCAGAAATGGAGCATACAGCGTTCATATCCCGCATATAAAAATCTGCGtgaaacgcatttcaaaaaatattaagttGTTCAACATGTCGAATTACTAAACGTGGTTCTATACCGAATTGGTAAAATACCGCAAAGAAATTAACCCAATCTAGATTCTAGATAAAGTTACTATTTTGATTTCGTGATTTCATTACTTctacatacatttttttgctGCATTTCTGCACACTAATAATCAAAACCTTTCTTTTTATCTTTTCTTGTTCccttattttcttctacttacagATTATCAACGATATCCTTCGATTTGCCTTCAGCCAAGAAGAAATTCTTCGAATGAACATATATGTGTCAAAGAGCATATGACTGAATACATATAAGCGTACACTCTTTTAGGTGGTGGGAGGAACTGATTTTTAATTgtatttgatttttaattaatctaattttaatttcatttcattttagaacTTAACACTTCGAATCTAAATAATTGCTCTCGATATTTATTATCGCTAAAGCATTTTTGCATCATATTTGCAAACCAAACGCATACAGATGCTTTCAaacacacattcatacatatacatattttgataagatataccatatttacatacatacataaatgcatatatatttatttgtatatgcatTTGTTAAGAATTGTATGTACTTTTACACTGATTTGGAACTAATTGATGTATGCCTCAACTCGCCTAAAATATacatggttttgtttttttttttgttaatcgaAAGAACAACATACAACAATAATTATATTAAGTGAAGATACTGTTAGCTAACAAATATATACCTAATATACTACATTATATCTTAACTCTTATTTGCATTAAAGTAAATAGGAGGGACATTCTTTTAATAGTAAGCTACTATATGAATATGTATTAATCCTTTGATCATTAACGTCCAACTTGTTTCATATTTTAATTgtaattgttttttatatttgcaTTATCTTCGTGGTCATATGTTGTACAAAAGACAACAGCTAGCAATCTTTCCTAGTTATTGTATTTATCCTACTTAGGAacagatatatatacatattttaaactTTTAAGGAAAATCATTCTACCTAAATTTTATattaattctcaaacaactttCACACATTCCCACGCACGTAGAACACACATTTCATTACCACATTGCATTTTTAggtagtaataaaataaaaaccaacTATAATCAAATAAAACCTCAAATTGTTTTTTGAAGTATGTCGTATATTGCTAGCGACTGGTTGCAACATCGACTCTAGCAAaggaattatatttaaaattaaaattcaattatgtataataatgtgacgaatattagcagcactaagggatactatctctaagccgatgctaagcagtgacttttatgcacatcaatagatcagtcattatgtctacacatatgtaagtacacgcagcggagaagagacgcacaaacacatgcagatatcttatctgaatacctcccaaaagtatgcatttataattgtggaagtgtcgctcacaaatacacgcgcatatgagaagctatacacgtgcatctgtagttataattacatatatagcagtaactaagtaaattctggaagagcctagaagtatgcaaacgagaaatcacagagtataaaatgccgcaacagtagaggcacgacaatcagtttgatttaagacgctatctggcgagcaatagtagtgttattgtgaggaactttaataatggccattttgcattattgattgcaaataaggggaattgcagtaaattcgttacaataattttAAGTTGACATTTGACTCTCGAGTTTGCAATTTAATCCCCGAAAAATGCTGtattaaatatttagtttttcAGTTTTGGGTTAACTGCTAACTCGTCATAGTGCAAGGTAATTAAAATTGTTAACCAATCAAGTCGGGTTAACCCTGAGCTCAAAAAAGATAACTTGCCGGCCTGCAACTGGGTCTTAGGAAGTGAACTTTAGGAGATGTcataattacttacttaattggcgcttaaccgtctaaatggttatggccgtccaacaaggcgcgccagtcgctccttcgctccgccaactggcgccaatttatttatttattttatttatttaattatttaaagtcaactaacaagagtggtcgactaacaaaatacaaaggaaagtaacataaaaaaagatagcgtaaaaatatatacaagtatagaataaaaaatttacaattttgtttaacgttgaacaagaactaaaattaaactatcattacaaattaaacaagtaaactttaagatatcagttgagactgaaaagtatagCGTTGCctaaggcaacaaacgaacattcaatGCAATTATAgaagtcgttatagtacgagcaccaaacacgtataggataatttttgccaaaatttatacgacacaggggtaaatggaagggcacgtagtgtctggacaccctagcaggaactgcaaagttcaatcggcttagcagctcagaggagtcaacctcacctagaattagcttctgcaggaacattaccccgagtaatattctacgattttccagagttggcaaatcAATGAGAAGAAGTatacttctataagacggaagatgaagatttgagtcccagttaaaggcccgtagagcaaaaattaaaaattgtttctgcacagactcaatacgtTTTATATGAGaaatatataatggacaccaaacacgagcaatactcaagtattgggcggaccagcgaagtgtagaggactttggtcagatacggatccttcaactccttagcccagcgtttaaCAAAACCAAGtgtacccattgctttattagtaatagctgaaatatgtgaattgaagctcagtttcgagtcaaacagaacccctaaaccgttaatcgaagatatacgctccataagagtgccataaagtgcataagacgacaggacaggcttcaagcgatgaaatgtcatgaacttacatttggaacagtttagaactaatcCATTTATTGTACACCAACGTTGAAATGAGTCTAAATCAAtctgaagtagatttgagcgagttaaatccgaaggcaagcatgtatagcaaatttttacatcatcggcatatatTAGAGCTCGTTGTGgttattgaaaccacgtttttattttatagtaaaactttaaattatatttttaaaagaaacgcctaaaagtatgcgtcaaattctttctttatttttcacaacaatgaaaatttttgaaaattgaaaatcaatattgaaacttaaaatattgataatacatttaaaaaattacaaagttcaaggtaactaaaatacaaagttaaataaaaataataagaaccctacattactcccccttcaagaaaatttatcattaaacaaattgaatgtaactctctttttatgtaaattcttggtgttgtttgtgtctgttgtctcaattattgcaggttttaatctatcaataggaatagttttaatattattatctatttcaagttcaaaacatttttggtctttttccacaattttgtaaggtccttcatatggttgttgtaatcaatgtttattaatgactcgaacgaatgcaaatttacaagtttgaagatattttggaacataaattccagtatcagcatctttatgatgacttaaatttgatctaacatctcgaaaatgttcacgtaaattacttaaaacttcagttgatgagacatttttagctgatggcacaacaagttcccctggcaaacgtaaattctgaccgaaaactatttccgctggtgtagccgaaatatcttctttgtaaatagatcgcaaaccaagtaatatgacaggtaactcgtcataccaattatttgtgtcctctctagctattatagtagtctttaattgtctatgaaacctttcaaccataccatttccttgagggtgatatgcggatgttgtaatttagtgactaccaagtaatttagttaactctgaaaacaatttcgatgtaaattggctaccttgatcagttgttatctttaacggaactccaaaccgagaaatatattctctaaaaaaacttatttgcaattgtagttgctgaaatatcttttaatgcatatgcctcaggccaacgggtaaatctttcaataatcgttaaaatatagcgatgcccttttgaaataggtaatggtccaactatatttaaatggatgtgttcaaatctattcttgggaatttaattttgataacaggggattttgtatgacgataaactttagacttttgacaattaagacactcttttgaccaaatattaatatccttattcatattaggccaataatattttttaactatgagccgtcgtgtagctcttgtacccggatgtgctattccatgtaaaatatcaaatactgtctttcgcaaattactcggtacaaatggcctaggagtttctcctgaaatttcacaccaaatattaaaatttaaaatgggaatattaattaactttaaatttagatattgagaatcagatacaagttgatttaagtcatcatctttttgttgttcagtttgtaaaattttaaaattcagttctatattatatattgcattaacctcaaaagctctagatagcgtatctgctacaacattggattctcctttaatgtattgtatgtcatcagtaaattgtgctataaattccaagtgtatcgtttgtctaggacttcgttctgtttttgaatttaaagcagtagtcaaaggtttatggtccgtataaactgtaaattgtcgtccttccaaaagatatctaaaatgttttatatttaaataaatcgccaataattccctatcaaaagcactatacttaatttcagttggagaaagttttttagaaaagaatgcaatgggctcaattttattattgtaattttgttgtataacgcccccaatcgctgtgttagatgcatctactgttaaagataatttagcatctttgttaaaataatttaacaatatcgtagatgcaaatttatctttaatgcattcaaaagcttcattcgaattctcatcccatacaaaagttttgtcacgtttcttatttactttgttaattagttttggaatgtatctatgataataatttaccataccaataaatttctgtgcctacttaactgattttggacgttagaaattgcgaatagctgataccttttcatcggaaggtcgaatacctgttccagaaatgttatgtcctaaaaaatctatattcgttacaccaaaagtacatttacttggtttaatgtttaaaccgtactctgtaaggcgttgaaaaaggatacgtaaatcttttaaatgttgttcttcgtctgtacttgcaataagtaagtcgtcgatgtaagcatatacaaaatctaagtcacctactacctcatttatgaatcgttgaaaggtttgtgcagaatttctaagtccgaaaggcattctcatgaattcaaacataccgaaaggagttgtaatatcagttttataaatatcttcttcagccataggaatttggtgatatgccctaactaaatctaattttgaaaatatatttttattatgaaggttcatattggcttggctatatccgcaaccaaaaatgtaaagggaaattcacgtcttaaacctaaattaacgtttaaaagccttttcccgtaagtggcaattgttgagccattagctgcagtgagaattatgtctgaacgtttcgtatgaggaaatttagacgcgggtaaccgaaatttctgctccactatcaattaaaaaattttgtttgttttctctatcaaaaataaataagcgacgcgtcgaaaattctaaattttctgttgttcgtcgctgcaacaacggaagaatttagtttgttgagtctttgttttttgttataagaacaaggatgttcacaacttctagcattatttccaaatttgtagtgaaatctacacaaccaatttggataaTTAcgcgattcaaggggttgtgtagcgcaatatatagcttctccaacccaattgtcaacctcaccttcgagcgccgaaacccgtttcactaacagacgaggctctggcgaccccaagctcctcatggaacttgggggtggggagggagagatggcctgaaggtttaatgtggccatataaatcgttcccgagatggtcgggccagcaccttaatggtgctgtgttaccggagcgtatcggatctttatccgacaaaggaccatcacatcgataacactccccaaagccttcggggagtaacctaatcgctacaacaacaacaacaacaacataattacGCGAGTTAGAtcgacgcctaaaagaatttctaaaattgttcctagaattagaacgcgacctagattgattccaacacatttctgttttaatttcagctaactccaaagaaagtttctgaaaattttcacacatcaaagaggtggttttaactagattttcaacaacagaattttgaacttttgtatttactgagaaaacttcgtttttattcataacttcaaaaatgttatctgctaattttgttaactcattaATATTATCACAACTTGAGCTAGccaaaatgacatttaaatttttctcaaccaaattctctttaaaatattttcactaaaacttGAACccgctaacaaaattaatgaccgataaaactcagtGGGCTTTCGATCACCCATTTCTGAatcacttaaaattttgtttagttttgaattttcactaagtgaatgtctttctatcaaaacttttttaagttcactAAACTTGGTAGTGAGGGGTGGATTTTGGATAAgatctaaaattgttactattaccaaagactctaaatataagatggtacattgtagagttctaaagctttgcggaaattgtgggacggctgtacgaggaattcaccataccttttgctatgctgtccgcctcaacatagctgactttttaaggctgtataactctgtaatttattttgcctttggacaAATTACCTATTtaaaaataagctggctgaaaaatattggcataacagcttaagttaaaacaacaaatgaaaatctcagccaagcgatttgtaaaaaaaagctaagttgtttatttgttactttctcgatatagggtgtgttcgagctgcagcagtgttactttttatgcgAGCAGGTGTGGtaatttcgcgcgttcgttgaacgaaatgttgataatctattgatcatctctaggaaattagcgacattccatcaactaagcagcactttagcaatactattgttattatttggctgctcaaacacacccatattaattgtgcattaaatctaaaatataaaactaaaaaatgactggttgttatgtccgcagcatttatttagttcaaagtcacagccaataataggcaaagccataataatttacacgggccATCAgtactttctctgattcaaaagctgaattATCAGCGCTAcggtcatcagctcagtgtcatcattgccagtagcgccaataacaccaaactcgtgcctgacacacaaaaatcgtttcactcaatagcgcaagtgaaatgtactatgcactcactactaagtagcgtcaaaaattcgcttggagtcattgcgtaaatgagctaccattgtgctggcaccgcattggcgctggcgccatgcaatttacatcactaaaattgcgcgaatacccaggctcatgacttttttaatcccgatggtgaaaacgaaacaggggcaaaacgtatggtgtattcctggtgtagccgttccactttgtggagaatgaacgactctacaatgctccctcttattaatctactctctttgctattacttcttgtggaagtgctcttataatgtgttcgtatttggtattctcttgggttatattttttgtacaaaattgtgtttcagcatgtataaaccacgcttctggacaactagtccaaaattgtggaagtttgactaatgttgctgaaatttcgttttgattgtaattatcatactgatttgtaatattttGTTGTAAAGTGTCATTTGAgatatttataaatgaatcatttagattattagaaagtttagatgtttgtgtattatgttgtggtgaacgaaacattattgaattaaatgaaaagagagttcactaacaaaacagtaaaattaactagtaattctatgaaaagagagtttacaataataataataataatatgtctatattttagtatacatacattaaagatgatatttttattcaaatactTGCGAATATTTAGTTTGTTGCCGTAACTGATacttatgcaatggcttttgatggtGTTGTGTTTGTAGTTGTTCCTGTTGCTACTGCTTCTCCTTTAAGTTATTCGATGATAataattgcttttgttgttttttaaatgtttgaagGTTCTGCCtatgaatgatgatgatgtacGGTAGCAATTGTTTGAAATTGGTTCGATGATAATGTTTTGACGCCACTTGAGTACTTTTAAATTGTGTTGGCTGTTGATAATTTCACAGTGGAATTTGTTGATTTTACGCTTTAGCTTATTGGATCGAAGTAACTGTCAAATAAATCTTCCAACTCCTTATCTTCTGGCTTTAATTCCTCAATATCTTGCAACACTTCAGCTAAACAATCTCTTTTTTACTTCATATAGTATTCATGATTTATAAATCATATTTTTGTTCTATATACTTTCAATTTAACCTCTTCTTCCCTTAAAGCTGCCATATTTTGCTCACGCGTCTCTGGATCTTCATCTTTATGTGTAGTTGAGTGTAACCATAGCTACGAAGCCAAACGAAAGGCTAAGGGACAAAACTTACATCTGTGTATATTATCACCCAGATGTAGACGTAAATGCGGATTCAATGCACTTGTTTAtagtatttgcatttatattgttttttaccGGTATTAGTACGCATATGCTGGTTTAAGTACGCAGCATATATAAATCGCTTATCACAAAGATCACATTTATTGGCCTTTTCGCCGCTATGATATAGTTTATGTCTATTTAAAAccgactttttttttaattttttcaacaaatatCGCACATACATGTTTTTGTATCTTATTATCTTGTTGTGATTTGTTAAAATGCAAAAGTTTAACTGCACTGCAATGGCCCCAAGGTTGGATCTTTGGGTGCTGCCACAACGACTttaaaatcatgattttttactTTATCGCACACACATCAAaactgtttattttttatttaattattagctcctggcaggatcgccaaatgtggttattgaaaccacgtttttattttatagtaaaactttaaattatatttaaaaaaaaaacgcctaaaagtatgcgtcaaattctttctttatttttcacaacaatgaaaattgaaaatcaatattgaaacttaaaatattgataatacatttaaaaaattacaaagttcaatgtaactaaaatacaaagttaaataaaaataataagaaccctacactcgtgaatgattcaaaatctgtggcagatcattaataaaaagagtaaaaagcaatgggcctaaataactgccctgaggtacaccagaggcaacattaattgattttgaaataatatttttataaagcaccttttgggttctattggaaagatagcttgagagccatgaagtcagattcttcggaaagcccagtaaatcaagcttcagaatcagaagttcgtgattcactgaatcaaaagctttactacaatccgtataaatcacatctgtttgctttctagccaaaaaaccatcccgaactagAGAGAtaaactcaagtaggtttgtggtggttgatCTACATCTCGcaaacccatgctgaaagggtgataatatggaagtacaTGAATGTTGCagctgacaggtaattatttgttcaaacattttaggaatagctgaaagcttagcaattcccctataattctcaatattagatctactaccttttttgtgcagaggtatgataaatgactgtttccaaattgatggaaatgacgccgattgcaaagataaattgaacaattttacgatcggttctgttaagttcacagcacagaacttaagcacacagccaggaataccatcgggccctggagaaaaaatgggtttcagagctaaaaaactctgaagtacagtggcactatcaatgactggattgagaatacagttagaactaactatctattggtcacaccaatggagtttaaatagttttccacctggtccttccaacggagtggggtccgccctctacctctgcttccataggcgggttccgacagaaacactttcttggccggtgcatcatctctcattcgcataacatggcctagccagcgcagtcgctgcgttttaattcgctggactatgtggatgtctgcgtagagctcgtacagcttatcattcaatcttcggtactcaccatcgccatcgccaacgcgtagaggtgcataattctttcgaagaacttttctctcgaacactcccaaagccgcttcatctgctgttgtcatggtccatgcctctgcccgatatagcaggacgggtacgataagtgacttgtagagtatgattttcgttcgccgagagaggactttacttttcaattgcctacctagtccaaagtagcatttattggcaagattaattcttcgctggatttcagtgctgatgttgttgctagtgttgatgctggttcccaaataaacgaagtcttactatttcgaaattatggctgccaacagtagcgtggttgccaaggcgcgtatgcgctctTTGCTCGattacagcaggtacttcgttttgtcctcattcaccatcaaacccatctttaccgcttctttttccattttggagtaagcagaactaacagcgcgggtgtttaggccgatgataccaatgtcatcagcatatgccaataaTTGCATAAGATGTCATAATTAGAGCTAGCTTAATAACCGTAGTAAGCTTTAATATGAAATCATGACGAGATATATCAAAAGGATTAGGCGCTGTGTTAGACAAAAGCCAAACTTTACTAAGATAGCGAGAATTGCCCAAAACCGGCAGGGATggtatgtaaataaaatttttattttttatttaacccTCCCTCGTggataaaagattaaaaaatggGGTActtacaacaattttttttattatttacaacaACGAAATTTCTTAGGTCTGATATTCACACAAGTGGACAATTGTACGGTTTACCATCACGACAGCAATACTCACGGCCCGCTGCCAAATTTGTATGCACCCAATGATTTCGACAATTTTTAATGAAGAGATAAGCGCGCTCTTTTCGACAATCACGATTCATGGATGCGCAAAGTATTGTAGCAGAGTTGGGCAGATGCTGCACTAACTGTAAGAAATATCAATAAAGTGCTATTATAAACAAAGAATCGGAAATAAAAAAGAACCCAATCTACTTACCGTCTCTAAACACTTGGTCTGACACTGCTTTTGTCCAACGGAATTGCATGCAAAGGTGCGATCTAATTCGTTGGTTATCACTGGCGTACCTTGGGGTTGTTCTCCTGTGCCGCGTTTAAATTGTGAGGTGAGAAAGATACCACAAGTGCAAGGTACTGGATGATTACtttctgttgttgctgttgttttaacAACTTTTTTGCTGGTCGCTTTAGTTGGCGTAACAACACGACGTGGTGCAATCAACGCTTCTGGTTCAGGTAATGGAAAGAGCTCTTCGATTGCATCGTCTGTTTTCTCGGCTTTAACATTTTGATCTAATTCAGGATCAATGAGGATTTCTTTCAATGATGATTCTTGCGCCGCTTCTTCCAATGTGTTATTTAGCAAAGGTTTTATGTGCGGTAGAGCGTCAGCGGTCGCTGATGTTCCATCTATTAACCTGTTCAATACCAGATATTGTCGCAACGCGTCATCGTCCTCAACCAGCAATTTTTCAAGATCTTGCGGATGAATGGTTGCTGCGACTTCGATAGTATCGCTTTTATTATCTGCCGTGAGCTCGTGCAATTCTTTCTGCGCTGCGTCTGCTGGCATTGGTGGGGTGGGTTCGTGTGTGTTTATCGCCTCTGTGGGCGCTAATGCGTGAAGCGGCTTTGAAGGCATagtggtgtttgttgttgtgctcATATGCGAGTTCGGGCTCATACTAGGACTTGCGCTTATATTCGCGTTAGAGCTCGTCGCCTTGCTCAGGTCCGTTATCATACTGGAGCTTGTGGGGCTTGGGCGTGTGCTACTTGAAATGGAAGGCAACTCTCGTATAACGCCTGATCTAATGTTATAGCGTTTCTCTTTGACTACATTAGGTTTGCCATAAATGCCTTTTTTGTATgcaattttcattgtgcccgctTCCACATCTATGCTCACGTCCAATACTACCCCCACCATAAGTATAGTAGTCCATATAGATGCTCTGACAAATAGGCTCTTCAAATATACTGTGTGAAAACAAAAAGAATTAT is a genomic window of Eurosta solidaginis isolate ZX-2024a chromosome 4, ASM4086904v1, whole genome shotgun sequence containing:
- the Fcp3C gene encoding uncharacterized protein Fcp3C yields the protein MVYLKSLFVRASIWTTILMVGVVLDVSIDVEAGTMKIAYKKGIYGKPNVVKEKRYNIRSGVIRELPSISSSTRPSPTSSSMITDLSKATSSNANISASPSMSPNSHMSTTTNTTMPSKPLHALAPTEAINTHEPTPPMPADAAQKELHELTADNKSDTIEVAATIHPQDLEKLLVEDDDALRQYLVLNRLIDGTSATADALPHIKPLLNNTLEEAAQESSLKEILIDPELDQNVKAEKTDDAIEELFPLPEPEALIAPRRVVTPTKATSKKVVKTTATTESNHPVPCTCGIFLTSQFKRGTGEQPQGTPVITNELDRTFACNSVGQKQCQTKCLETLVQHLPNSATILCASMNRDCRKERAYLFIKNCRNHWVHTNLAAGREYCCRDGKPYNCPLV